TTTTATCTTCGTCTATACCAATTGACTCAATCGTTTTAGATGGTTTCATCATTCCAACTTGGCATGCTGTTCCTGTTGAGATAGCAATCCCCTTACGGTTTAATTCTAACATAAGATATTGCCCTTCATAATGCGAAGATATAAGGCCGACGATATGAGGTAATTGATGTTGGTAATCTTTATTAATGACGGTTAAAGGAAGCTTCGTAGCCACGATTTCGTTTATTAGATAGGTTCTCAACGAAGCCATATGTTCTAAATAGGAATTCACATGTTTATGGAAATATTTTGCCATTGTAACAAATGAGCAAATGCCAGGGACATTAACTGTTCCCGCCCGGTAGCCAAATTCATGGGATGTTCCATTTACAGTTGGCTTCAGCTGCAAGGACGGATCAAAGTAGATAGCTCCAACTCCTTTTGGTCCATATAATTTATGACTTGAAAAAGAGTAGGCCGATGCTTCCCACTGTGACGCATGAATGGGAACTTTCCCGAATGTTTGGACACAGTCTGTATGGAAAAAGATATTTTGTTCCTTTAGAAAGTGTGCGATTTGCTGTATTGGTTGAACAATTCCGATTTCTGAGTTTCCATGCTGAATGGACACAATAG
The Bacillus kexueae DNA segment above includes these coding regions:
- a CDS encoding IscS subfamily cysteine desulfurase gives rise to the protein MIYLDYAATTPMHTVAHEAYIETSKMAFGNSNSLHDIGEKANHYLAVCRKTFASLIGGDEKGVIFTSGGTESNWLAIQTLLSNTEKKHLVLSKLEHSSIANFMESLKSRGYDITYVENDGNGAVDVESVKKAIRSDTAIVSIQHGNSEIGIVQPIQQIAHFLKEQNIFFHTDCVQTFGKVPIHASQWEASAYSFSSHKLYGPKGVGAIYFDPSLQLKPTVNGTSHEFGYRAGTVNVPGICSFVTMAKYFHKHVNSYLEHMASLRTYLINEIVATKLPLTVINKDYQHQLPHIVGLISSHYEGQYLMLELNRKGIAISTGTACQVGMMKPSKTIESIGIDEDKKHHFIRLSFGMETTTEDLDRFIQAVKEITL